One window from the genome of Cricetulus griseus strain 17A/GY chromosome 2, alternate assembly CriGri-PICRH-1.0, whole genome shotgun sequence encodes:
- the Gpr35 gene encoding G-protein coupled receptor 35: MNATCNSSVWSESVSYVFGIYSVLLLVLGLLLNGLALWVFCWRMQQWTETRVYMTNLAVADLCLLCSLPFMLYSLRHTSDTPICQLSQGIYLVNRYMSISLVTAIAVDRYVAVRHPIRARELRSPQQAVAVCVTLWVAVVTSLVVRWRLGLQEGGFCFRSHTRHNFRTIAFSLLGFYLPLAIVVFCSLQVVTALVQRPTTDVVQAEATRKATRMVWANLAVFIICFLPLHVVLTVQVSLGLNTCATRYTFGRALSLTSRLSDANCCLDAICYYYMAKEFQDASMSATTSNTPHKSQDSQSLTLT, from the coding sequence ATGAATGCAACTTGCAACAGCAGCGTGTGGAGTGAGTCAGTCAGCTACGTCTTCGGCATCTACTCAGTTTTGCTGCTGGTGCTGGGACTGCTACTGAATGGCCTGGCACTCTGGGTATTCTGCTGGCGCATGCAGCAGTGGACGGAGACCCGAGTCTATATGACCAACCTAGCTGTGGCTGACCTCTGCCTACTCTGTTCCTTGCCATTCATGCTGTACTCCCTGAGACACACTTCAGACACACCAATCTGCCAGCTCTCACAGGGCATCTACCTGGTCAACAGGTACATGAGCATAAGCTTGGTCACTGCTATTGCTGTAGACCGCTATGTGGCAGTGCGGCATCCGATACGTGCCCGTGAGCTTCGGTCCCCACAACAGGCCGTTGCAGTGTGTGTGACCCTCTGGGTGGCAGTGGTCACCTCCCTGGTAGTGCGCTGGCGCCTGGGGCTGCAGGAgggtggtttctgcttcaggagCCATACCCGGCACAACTTCCGCACCATTGCCTTCTCACTCCTGGGCTTCTACCTGCCACTGGCCATAGTGGTCTTCTGCTCTTTGCAGGTTGTGACTGCGCTGGTGCAGAGGCCAACCACTGATGTAGTGCAGGCAGAGGCCACCCGCAAGGCCACCCGCATGGTCTGGGCCAATTTGGCtgtgtttatcatctgcttcTTACCACTGCATGTGGTCCTGACCGTGCAGGTCTCCCTGGGCCTGAACACCTGTGCTACCCGTTACACCTTCGGGCGTGCCCTGTCCCTCACAAGCAGACTCTCAGATGCCAACTGCTGCCTGGATGCCATCTGTTACTACTACATGGCCAAGGAGTTCCAAGATGCATCCATGTCAGCCACCACCTCCAATACACCGCACAAGAGCCAAGATTCTCAGAGCTTGACCCTCACCTAG